CACCGGGATCAGTACCAGGTTGGCCAGCCAGCCGATCAAGGCCAGGCTCGAAGCGGTCGCCTGGGACAGTACGATGCCGACGATGTCGGTGGTCTGGCCCATGTGCTCGCCAATGGCGGCCTTGATCTTGTCGAACTTCCAGAAGCCATCGGCCAGGCCAAGGCGGTGCTGCACCCAAGGCAGCGCCACGTGCTGCAGCCAGTCAAGCATCTGCGGTGCCAGCTCGTACAGGCGCACCAGCTGCTTGGCCAGCATCGGCACCAGCACCAACAGCAAGGCCATGAACACCAGGGTGAAAAGGCTGAATACCACCACCACGCCCCAGGTACGAGACAGCCCCAAACGTTCCAGACGGTCAACCAGCGGGTCTGCCAGATAAGCCAGCAGAATGCCGATCAAAAAGGGGGTAAGGATGTTGTGCAGGCTATATAACAGCACGGCGATCAGCAGTGCCGCACCCAGCCAGATCCAACGGCGCATATCGGTCACGGTCGCTACTCCTTACCAGCGAAAACGCAGGCCGTCGAACGGCTTGGGCGCTGCGGGCTGCTCCGGGTTGACGCCAGGGGCAGGTGCCGGGGCCGCCGGAGCGACAGGGGCTGCCTCGACCGGTACTTCCTGCAGCTTGGCCAGGCCAAGCTGGGCACGCAATTGTTCGCGATTGGCAGTGACGCCGTAAGTCAGCGTGCTGCCTTCGGCCATCTTCAGCCGCGGGCCGCAAGGTTCAAGCACCCGGCTCAATTCGGCATAGCGCTGCAGGTTCATCCCCTGCACCTGAAGCTGCAGCTGGCTGCTGGCGCCCGGGCGGGTCACATAACGCGGCGCCAGGCGGCTGCTCACCGCCTGCATCACCGCGTCGGCCAAGGCAGCCTGGTCGGCGCCCTCGGCATTGCCCTGCTCGTGCTGGTCGCCCACCCACAACTGCCATTTGCCTTGCCATTTGCCCTCCGCCTCTTGGGCGTGGACCGCCAGCAAGGCATCCGCTGCGTAGCGTTCGGAGGCTTCGCGTAGCGGTTTTGGGTCATTGCCTTCGATTTGCTTGGCGTTGGCCACCAACTGCTCCTGCAGGTCGGCCAACGGCAGGCGCAATGGCAAGCCTCGGTGTTGGGCCGCACGACGCAGAGGCTGGGCAGCGGCCTGACCGTCACCCACCAGGTTGCTGCCCTCGACGCTGTCGTTGAGCCACCAGCCAAGGATCGACGGCCGGTTGCTGCCCCACAGGGCCAGGCCGGCCTTGCGCAGTGCACGCTCGGTACTGCCGGGGTCGAACTCGACCAGCACAGACTCGGGCGGGCCGGCTTCGGTGCCGACCTGATTGATGATTTGCTGCGGATCCTTGCGCAGTTCGGCCAATGCTGGGCTTTGCGCCGCCTTCGGGTCGCCGGTCAGGCGCTGGACCAAGGTTTCGAGGGCCTTGCCAGTGGCCTGAGTACGGGCTTCTGCGCCCTGGCCTTGGAGCGGCTCACGCACTTGATAAAGCCCGGAGACGGTTTCGGCTTGCGCGGTGACAGCCACCAGGGCAAGGCAACCTGCTGCCAGATAATTAAGAAAACGCATGAAGGATTCCTGTCCAGTCGAGCTTCAAGCCACAAGCTTCAAGCTGCAAGAAAAAAGCAGGCCGAGCACCCACCTGCAATGCCCGGCGCGTGAGGCTCGCTGTTTGCAGCTTATACAGAAGCAGCAGTATCAACCACCCGCATGGCTCGATCAGCGTTTTTCAGCAATTTACCGCCCTGCCCGTCGGCCTGAGGATGGCCGCTGCACGGCAACCCTGATAAAATCGCGCGCCTTCGCAGACCTCTGACGTTTCAGGCAGCCGTCGCTTCCAAGCCGGCCTTGGCCGTCATGGTCGTTTTTAAGAATCCCTCCCTCCTAAAGGCCTGGATCAATGAGCAAGCAACCCTCCCTGAGCTACAAGGACGCCGGTGTAGACATCGACGCCGGCGAAGCACTGGTCGAACGCATCAAGGGCGTGGCAAAACGCACCGCACGCCCTGAAGTCATGGGTGGCCTGGGTGGCTTCGGCGCCCTCTGCGAGATCCCGGCCGGCTACAAGCAGCCGGTTCTGGTCTCCGGCACCGACGGCGTCGGCACCAAGCTGCGCCTGGCGCTGAACCTGAACAAACACGACAGCATCGGCCAGGACCTGGTCGCCATGTGCGTCAACGACCTGGTGGTGTGCGGCGCCGAGCCGCTGTTCTTCCTCGACTACTACGCCACCGGCAAGCTCAACGTCGACGTCGCCGCTACGGTGGTTACCGGCATCGGTGCCGGCTGTGAACTGGCTGGCTGCTCGCTGGTCGGCGGCGAAACCGCCGAGATGCCTGGCATGTACGAAGGCGAAGACTACGACCTGGCCGGTTTCTGCGTCGGCGTGGTGGAAAAGGCCGAGATCATCGACGGCTCCAAGGTTGCCACCGGCGACGCGCTGATCGCCCTGCCGTCTTCCGGCCCGCACTCCAACGGCTACTCGCTGATCCGCAAGATCCTCGAAGTGTCCGGCACCGACATCGAGAACACCCAGCTCGACGGCAAGCCACTGACCGACCTGCTGATGGCGCCAACCCGCATCTACGTCAAACCGCTGCTGCAACTGATCAAGAACACTGGCGCGGTCAAGGCCATGGCCCACATCACCGGTGGCGGCCTGCTGGACAACATCCCGCGCGTACTGCCGAAAAACGCCCAGGCCGTGGTTGACGTGGCCAGCTGGCAGCGCCCTGTAGTGTTCGACTTCCTGCAGGAAAAAGGCAACGTCGACGAGCACGAAATGCACCGCGTACTGAACTGCGGCGTGGGCATGGTCATCTGCGTGGCCCAGGACCAGGTCGAAACCGCCCTGAACGAACTGCGCGCCGCCGGTGAGCAGCCATGGGTGATCGGCCATATCGCCGAAGCCGCCGAAGGCGCCGCCCAGGTCGAGCTGCAAAACCTCAAGGCACACTGATGCCGAGCAAGACCTGTAATGTAGTGGTATTGCTGTCGGGTTCCGGCAGCAACCTGCAAGCCCTGATCGACAGCTGCCGCCGTGACGACAGCCCGGTGCGCATCCGCGCGGTGGTTTCCAACCGTGCCGACGCCTACGGCCTGCAACGCGCCGCAGCAGCGGGCATCGACACCGCCGTACTGGACCACACCGGTTTCGACGGTCGCGAAGCCTTTGATGCGGCGCTGATGGCGCGCATCGACGGCTTTGCGCCCGACCTGGTGGTGCTGGCCGGTTTCATGCGCATCCTCAGTGGCGACTTCGTGCGCCACTATCAGGGCCGCCTGCTCAATATCCACCCGTCGCTGCTGCCCAAGTACAAGGGCTTGCATACCCACCGCCGGGCCCTGGAGGCAGGCGACGCCGAGCACGGCTGCAGCGTACACTTCGTCACCGAGGAACTCGATGGCGGCCCACTGGTCGTACAGGCTGTGGTACCGGTGACGTCGGACGACACTGCTGAAAGCCTGGCCCATCGGGTTCACCACCAGGAACACCAGATTTACCCGCTGGCGGTGCACTGGTTCGCCGAAGGACGCTTGCGTCTGGGTGAGCACGGTGCGTTACTGGATGGCCAGCCTCTGGCGGCCAGCGGTCATTTGATTCGACCCTAGGAGATTTTATGCGTCGCGCCCTGCTCTTGGCTCTCGCCGTGCTCGCCCTGCCCCTCCAGGCAGCTGATCTGAAGCCTTTCTCGGCCAGCTACACCGCCGACTGGAAGCAACTGCCCATGAGCGGCACCGCCGAACGCAGCCTGGTCAAAAATGCCAACGGTACTTGGAACCTTAATTTCAGGGCCTCCATGATGATCGCCAGCCTGACCGAGCAAAGCACCCTGCGCTTGGAAAACGACACCCTGCTGCCGCAGAAGTATCACTTCGAACGTGGCGGCCTGGGCAAGGCGAAGAAGGTCGACCTGAACTTTGACTGGAACAGCAAGAAAGTCACCGGTAGCGACCGTGGCGATGCCGTCAGCCTGCCGCTCAACCGCGGCGTGCTGGACAAGTCGTCTTATCAACTGGCGCTGCAGCATGACGTGGCGGCCGGCAAGAAGAGCATGACCTACCAGGTGGTCGACGGTGACGAGATCGACACCTACGATTTCCGCGTACTGGGCACCGAGAAGGTCACCACCAAGACCGGCCAGGTCGATGCGGTCAAGGTCGAGCGCGTGCGCGACCCAAGCCAAAGCAAGCGCATCACCGAGCTGTGGTTCGCCAAGAACTGGGACTACCTGCTGGTGCAACTGCGCCAGGTCGAAACCGATGGCAAGGAGTACGTGATCGTGCTGCAGGAAGGTACGGTCGATGGCAAGTCGGTGAAGGGAAACTGATCCGGCACTGCCAGATGCATCCGAAGCCCCGCCTTGTGCGGGGCTTCTTTTTGCCTGACATTTACGTTTCATGAAACTTGTTTCATGGCCGTTTTATTTACTTAGCCTGCTAACAAACTCTATAAAGAAGACCTGCGACACAGTGCCGCAGCTAACTGAAAAGTGGAGTTTACCGATGACAGTCCAAGTAACCGAACGCGACGAATCGAAAATGTCCCACGAAGGCCTAGCCGCTGGCGTGCGGATCTGGGATGTGCACCAGCAAGGCCAACTGGTGGGGATGTTCCACAATGAACACGAAGCCCACCTTTACCGTGTAGAGCTTGAAGACTTGGAAAGTCAGCGCGCTACACAATGAGCCAGCAATGCCACAGTCTTTGAATAAAAAAACCCCGCCTAGGCGGGGTTTTTGCTGCTTACCACATCAGGTCGTCAGGGATCTTGTATGCCGCATACGGGTCATCCTCGTCGGCTTCCTCGACATGGGTGTTGAGCAGCAGCACGCGATGAGGGTCGCGCTCCTGGATCTTCACCGCCGCCTCACGTGGAATCACTTCGTAGCCGCCAGCAAACGAGACCACCGCCAGCGAGCCATTGCTCAGCTTGCTGCGCATCAGGGCATTGACTGCAATGCGCTTGACCTTCTTGTCGTCGACGAAGTTGTAGTAGTCCTCACTGTTGAGCTTGGGCAGGCGGGTCGCTTCGATCAACTGCTTGATCTGCGCGGCACGGGCCTTCTGCTCGGCCTTTTCCTGCTGCTGACGGTTCAGCTCCTGGTCACGCTTGGCCTTCTCGGCCATGGCTTCCTTGGCCAGGCGCTGTTGGGTGTCGTCCACCTCGACCTGGCCTTTGTGCTCCAGGCGCTTTTGTTTCTTCTGGGCTTTGTTGGTCTGCGAGACCTGTTTCTGGTTGACCAGACCGGCTTTGAGCAATTGGTCGCGAAGGGAAAGGCTCATGAATGTTCACTCACTTATGCAACAGCTCAGCCGCAGCTGGGCAGGTTCTTTTCCTGACGTTTGGCTTCACCCCAAAGGGTATCCAGCTCGTCAAGGCTACAATCTTCGATGGGTCGACCGCTGTCGCGCAACGCCTGTTCGATAAAACGAAAACGTCGCTCGAACTTGCGGTTGGCGCGGCGCAGGGCGTGCTCCGGGTCGTGCTTGAGGTGGCGAGCCAGGTTGACGGTGGCAAATAGCAGATCACCCACTTCATCTTCCAGCGCATCGGCATCACCGTCGGCCATGGCCTGCAGGACTTCATCCAGCTCCTCGCGCACCTTGTCCAGCACCGGCAATGCGTCGGGCCAGTCGAAACCGACCGTGGCCGCACGCCTCTGCAGTTTGGCTGCCCGCGACAGCGCCGGCAATGCCGCTGGCACATCATCGAGCAACGACAGCTGTTCGGGTTCGCTTGCTTCGGCGCGCTCCTCGGCTTTGATCTCTTCCCAGCGCGACTTGACCTGGGCCTCGCTCAGGCTGGGTGTGTCCACCGGTGCGTACAGCTCGCCAGTGGGGAATACATGCGGGTGGCGGCGGATCAGCTTGCGGGTGATGCTGTCGACCACCCCGTCAAACTCGAAACGCCCCTCTTCCCGGGCCAGCTGGCTGTAGTAGACCACCTGGAACAACAGATCGCCCAGCTCACCCTGCAAGTGCTCGAAATCGCCGCGTTCGATGGTGTCGGCGACTTCGTAGGCTTCCTCGATGGTGTGCGGAACGATACTGGCGTAGTCCTGCTTCAAGTCCCACGGGCAGCCATACTGCGGGTCGCGCAGGCGGGCCATGAGGTGCAGCAGGTCTTCGAGGGTGTAAGTCATCTGAACAGGTCCTTCGGTGGTGCGCCCTTCGCGGGCAAGCCCGCTCCCACAGGCACAGTGCTTATCTTGAGGTTTGCACTCAACCTGGGGGAGCGGTCTTGCCCGCGAAGCAGCCACCTCGCGCTCAAGGGGTACGGTTACGCCGCGTCTCGATGATGTTGGGCAACTGCGAAATCCGCCCCAGCAAGCGCCCAAGCGCATCCAGGCCAGGAATCTCGATGGTCAGCGACATCAACGCGGTGTTGTCTTCCTTGTTCGAGCGGGTGTTGACCGCCAGCACGTTGATCTTCTCGTTGAGCAGCACCTGCGACACGTCACGCAACAAGCCTGGGCGGTCGTAGGCACGGATGACGATGTCGACCGGGTAGGTCTGCACCGGGATCGGCCCCCAACTGACCTGGATCATCCGCTCTGGCTCTTTGCCTGACAGTTGCAGCACCGAAGCGCAGTCCTGACGGTGGATGCTCACACCACGGCCCTGGGTGATGTAGCCGACGATGGCATCGCCCGGCAGCGGCTGGCAGCAACCCGCCATCTGCGTCAGCAGGTTGCCGACACCCTGGATCTGGATATCGCCGCGCTTGCCGGTACGCGGCCCCGTGGGCTTGCGTGACACCAGCTCGATCTGCTCGATACGCTCGGGTTCGAGCAACTGCTGAGCGGCGTTGACCAGATGGGCCAGGCGCAGATCACCCGCGCCAAGCGAGGCGAACATGTCCTCGGCGGTCTTGACGTTGGTCTTCTCGGCCAGGCGCTCGAAGTCCACCTGTGGCAGGCCCAGACGGCTGAGTTCACGTTCGAGCAAGGTCTTGCCGGCGGCGACGTTCTGGTCACGTGCCTGCAGCTTGAACCAGTGGACGATCTTGGCCCGTGCCCGCGAGGTGGTGACGTAGCCCAGGTTGGAGTTCAGCCAGTCACGGCTCGGGCTACCGTGCTTGCTGGTGATGATCTCCACCTGCTCGCCGGTCTGCAGGCTGTAGTTGAGCGGCACGATGCGCCCGTTGATCTTGGCGCCACGGCAGTTGTGGCCGATCTCGGTGTGCACGCGGTAGGCGAAGTCCAGCGGCGTGGCACCCTTGGGCAGGTCGATGGCGTGGCCGTCGGGGGTGAAGATGTACACCCGGTCCGGCTCGATATCGACCCGCAGCTGTTCGGCCAGGCCGCCGATGTCGCCCAGTTCCTCGTGCCATTCGAGCACCTGGCGCAGCCAGGAGATCTTCTCTTCATAGTGATTGGAGCTGGGCTTGACGTCGGTGCCCTTGTAACGCCAGTGGGCGCAAACGCCAAGCTCGGCTTCCTCGTGCATGCCGTGGGTGCGAATCTGCACTTCCAGCACCTTGCCCTCGGGGCCGATCACCGCCGTGTGCAGCGAGCGGTAGCCATTTTCCTTGGGGTTGGCGATGTAATCGTCGAACTCTTTGGGGATGTGCCGCCAGAGGGTGTGGACGATACCCAGCGCGGTGTAGCAGTCGCGCACTTCCGGCACCAGCACGCGAACCGCACGCACGTCGTAGATCTGGCTGAATTCCAGGCCTTTGCGCTGCATCTTGCGCCAGATCGAATAGATGTGTTTCGCCCGGCCGCTGATGTCAGCGTTGACGCCGGTCGCCAGCAGCTCGTTCTGCAGCTGGTTCATCACGTCGCTGATAAAGCGCTCGCGGTCCAGCCGGCGCTCGTGCAGGAGCTTGGCGATCTGCTTGTACTGATCGGGCTCAAGGTAGCGGAAAGACAGGTCTTCCAGCTCCCACTTGATGTGACCGATGCCCAGGCGATGCGCCAGTGGGGCATAGATGTCGAACACCTCGCGCGCGACACGCAAGCGTTTCTCGTCGTCGGCAGACTTCACCGCGCGGATCGCGCAGGTACGCTCGGCCAGCTTGATGAGTGCCACACGCACGTCGTCGACCATGGCCACGAGCATCTTGCGCAGGTTCTCGACCTGCGCCTGGGAGCCCAGCACCAACGACTGGCGCGGGCTGAGGCTGGCGCTGATCGCCGCCATGCGCAGCACGCCGTCGATCAGCTTGGACACCACCGGCCCAAAGCGCTGACTGACTTCGGCCAAGGTCACCTTGCCTTCACGTACCGAGCGGTAGATGACGGCCGCTACCAGCGAATCCTGGTCGAGCTTGAGGTCGGCGAGAATTTCGGCGATCTCCAGGCCCGCCTGGAAGCTGGACGTACCGTCGGCCCAGGAATGCTTGGCAGGATTACCCTTTTTCTCGACTTCGTGAGCGAACTCGCAGGCCTCTTTGAGCTCCGCGCGATTCAGTGCCGAATCGACGCTTACCACATGATCCAGCCATGCTTCGAGATTGATACTGCCGTCGGTGTTGACCGGCTGGTGCACTCTCACCTGTACCATCTTTGTTTTACCTTTCCATACAGCGCACCACGCGGGTGCGCAGGCTTCCACCGTGTGGCCGCCATTCCTTGGCAGCCGCACCAACGGGCCAGTCTGCTAGCCCGCTTCGAATAACGCCATGGCCTCGACATGCGCCGTCTGAGGAAACATGTCGAGAATCCCGGCCCTTTTTAACCGGTACCCCTGACCGACCAGCACCTGGGCGTCTCGCGCCAGCGTGGCCGGGTTGCACGATACGTAGACCAGCCGCCTGGCCTTGAGGCGGGCGATGTCTTGCACCACCTCGTAAGCACCGTCGCGCGGTGGATCCAAGAGTACCGCAGAAAAGCCTTCGGCGGCCCATTCGGCACCTGCCAAAGGCTGCGATAAATCGGCCTGAAAAAACCGTGCGTTATGCACATTGTTGTTTCGGGCATTGGCCGCAGCCCGATCGACCATGGCCTGCACGCCTTCCACCGCCACCACTTCACGTGCCTGGCGCGCCAGCGGCAGGGCAAAGTTGCCCAGGCCGCAGAACAGGTCCAGCACACGCTCGTCGGCCTGCGGTGCGAGCCAGGCCAGGGCCTGCTCGATCATCGCCGTGTTGACCTGGGCGTTGACCTGCACGAAGTCGCCAGGGCGCCAGGCCAGCTCCAACTGCCAGGG
The sequence above is drawn from the Pseudomonas putida genome and encodes:
- the purM gene encoding phosphoribosylformylglycinamidine cyclo-ligase — its product is MSKQPSLSYKDAGVDIDAGEALVERIKGVAKRTARPEVMGGLGGFGALCEIPAGYKQPVLVSGTDGVGTKLRLALNLNKHDSIGQDLVAMCVNDLVVCGAEPLFFLDYYATGKLNVDVAATVVTGIGAGCELAGCSLVGGETAEMPGMYEGEDYDLAGFCVGVVEKAEIIDGSKVATGDALIALPSSGPHSNGYSLIRKILEVSGTDIENTQLDGKPLTDLLMAPTRIYVKPLLQLIKNTGAVKAMAHITGGGLLDNIPRVLPKNAQAVVDVASWQRPVVFDFLQEKGNVDEHEMHRVLNCGVGMVICVAQDQVETALNELRAAGEQPWVIGHIAEAAEGAAQVELQNLKAH
- the relA gene encoding GTP diphosphokinase, producing the protein MVQVRVHQPVNTDGSINLEAWLDHVVSVDSALNRAELKEACEFAHEVEKKGNPAKHSWADGTSSFQAGLEIAEILADLKLDQDSLVAAVIYRSVREGKVTLAEVSQRFGPVVSKLIDGVLRMAAISASLSPRQSLVLGSQAQVENLRKMLVAMVDDVRVALIKLAERTCAIRAVKSADDEKRLRVAREVFDIYAPLAHRLGIGHIKWELEDLSFRYLEPDQYKQIAKLLHERRLDRERFISDVMNQLQNELLATGVNADISGRAKHIYSIWRKMQRKGLEFSQIYDVRAVRVLVPEVRDCYTALGIVHTLWRHIPKEFDDYIANPKENGYRSLHTAVIGPEGKVLEVQIRTHGMHEEAELGVCAHWRYKGTDVKPSSNHYEEKISWLRQVLEWHEELGDIGGLAEQLRVDIEPDRVYIFTPDGHAIDLPKGATPLDFAYRVHTEIGHNCRGAKINGRIVPLNYSLQTGEQVEIITSKHGSPSRDWLNSNLGYVTTSRARAKIVHWFKLQARDQNVAAGKTLLERELSRLGLPQVDFERLAEKTNVKTAEDMFASLGAGDLRLAHLVNAAQQLLEPERIEQIELVSRKPTGPRTGKRGDIQIQGVGNLLTQMAGCCQPLPGDAIVGYITQGRGVSIHRQDCASVLQLSGKEPERMIQVSWGPIPVQTYPVDIVIRAYDRPGLLRDVSQVLLNEKINVLAVNTRSNKEDNTALMSLTIEIPGLDALGRLLGRISQLPNIIETRRNRTP
- the mazG gene encoding nucleoside triphosphate pyrophosphohydrolase is translated as MTYTLEDLLHLMARLRDPQYGCPWDLKQDYASIVPHTIEEAYEVADTIERGDFEHLQGELGDLLFQVVYYSQLAREEGRFEFDGVVDSITRKLIRRHPHVFPTGELYAPVDTPSLSEAQVKSRWEEIKAEERAEASEPEQLSLLDDVPAALPALSRAAKLQRRAATVGFDWPDALPVLDKVREELDEVLQAMADGDADALEDEVGDLLFATVNLARHLKHDPEHALRRANRKFERRFRFIEQALRDSGRPIEDCSLDELDTLWGEAKRQEKNLPSCG
- a CDS encoding DUF3108 domain-containing protein; protein product: MRRALLLALAVLALPLQAADLKPFSASYTADWKQLPMSGTAERSLVKNANGTWNLNFRASMMIASLTEQSTLRLENDTLLPQKYHFERGGLGKAKKVDLNFDWNSKKVTGSDRGDAVSLPLNRGVLDKSSYQLALQHDVAAGKKSMTYQVVDGDEIDTYDFRVLGTEKVTTKTGQVDAVKVERVRDPSQSKRITELWFAKNWDYLLVQLRQVETDGKEYVIVLQEGTVDGKSVKGN
- a CDS encoding DUF2066 domain-containing protein translates to MRFLNYLAAGCLALVAVTAQAETVSGLYQVREPLQGQGAEARTQATGKALETLVQRLTGDPKAAQSPALAELRKDPQQIINQVGTEAGPPESVLVEFDPGSTERALRKAGLALWGSNRPSILGWWLNDSVEGSNLVGDGQAAAQPLRRAAQHRGLPLRLPLADLQEQLVANAKQIEGNDPKPLREASERYAADALLAVHAQEAEGKWQGKWQLWVGDQHEQGNAEGADQAALADAVMQAVSSRLAPRYVTRPGASSQLQLQVQGMNLQRYAELSRVLEPCGPRLKMAEGSTLTYGVTANREQLRAQLGLAKLQEVPVEAAPVAPAAPAPAPGVNPEQPAAPKPFDGLRFRW
- a CDS encoding DUF2058 domain-containing protein encodes the protein MSLSLRDQLLKAGLVNQKQVSQTNKAQKKQKRLEHKGQVEVDDTQQRLAKEAMAEKAKRDQELNRQQQEKAEQKARAAQIKQLIEATRLPKLNSEDYYNFVDDKKVKRIAVNALMRSKLSNGSLAVVSFAGGYEVIPREAAVKIQERDPHRVLLLNTHVEEADEDDPYAAYKIPDDLMW
- the purN gene encoding phosphoribosylglycinamide formyltransferase, which translates into the protein MPSKTCNVVVLLSGSGSNLQALIDSCRRDDSPVRIRAVVSNRADAYGLQRAAAAGIDTAVLDHTGFDGREAFDAALMARIDGFAPDLVVLAGFMRILSGDFVRHYQGRLLNIHPSLLPKYKGLHTHRRALEAGDAEHGCSVHFVTEELDGGPLVVQAVVPVTSDDTAESLAHRVHHQEHQIYPLAVHWFAEGRLRLGEHGALLDGQPLAASGHLIRP